ATATGATAAGGGATGCTGGGAATGAGAGAGGGGATAACCTACAAAAGCATTGctgcaaaatatataaaagaacaaGTGGGACATTTTACAAATACTTTTTGACTCTGGCCACAATTTATATATACCCAATTTCACAACTGTGGGTACCTTCACAGAAAAGTGCAACCTGGGTATAGGCATGTGCATACAAATGCTAAAAACCTGGGTACCCACTGCAAGTAAATTCTGAAATTGGGTGGTGGGGGCAATGGCACCCATTTCTTTGGCTTTTCTGATCTGCCCTCCCCTCTCAATGACGCTGAAGCTGCACAGAGAAAACTCCAACTTGTACCCACTTTATGGATACCCATTGCTGGAGACTTAGAATGAAGTTGCCATTTGATCTGTGTGCTCACTCACTTGCCGGCTCTCCTTTTCACTCCCCTTGGCCAGGGTAAGCGCCTCTCCTGGAGGCTTCTATGCTCAGGGGCATTGGGAGCGCCGGCCCCTGTGCCCGCCCGCCCCAGTGTCACAGAGAGGAGGCCAGGGGAGGATGCAGGGAGGGGGAAGGCTAGGCCCCCACTCGGCCCCCGCGAGGTGCGCTCACCTGGTCCGCAGAGCCGGCTGAAGTGGTAGGGGTTGCAACACACGGTGGGGCCGTCGGCGGCGGCAGCGAAGCTATGGCAGCCACACAGGGGCTTCAGCTCCACGGCGTGCTGCAGGTCGGGCCAGCGGAAGAGGCGGCCGAGCAGCAGCTGCGGCGGCGCGGGCTGACCGCCCAGGCGGAGGTCGGCGCGCGGCACCAGCACGCAGCCGCCCGGCACGCCGCCGCGGGACTCCACAGCCTCCAGCAGCGTGTCCAGCGAGCGCTCCTTGAGCCGCTTCAGCAGCGAGTACGTGACTGTCTTCAGTTCCTGCTCGAGCAGCAGCAGGCGCGAGCGGGCTTCGCGACTCCGCCCGCCGGCCGCCGGCTCCAAGGCCTCCCCGGCCAGGGGGTCGCCGGCGTCCCGGGGCGCGCCAGCGGCGTCCCGCTCCGAGAAGAGACAGCAGGTCACTGTCTCGCAGTCACTCTCGGGCAGCCAGCCCGGGCCTCCCGGTTCCGCCACATCCAGCAAGGAGTCCCCGGCGCCGGCCCCCGGCTCCGACATGGGTCTCGGGGGGCCCCCTGCGCGCCGGCGCCTCCCCGCACTCTGGGCGCCTCGCTGTCCCACCGCTTCCCGGGGCCGTCGTGGGACTACCGGGCGGACTTCGGAGCGGCCGCAGCCTCCGCCCTCTCGTGCCCGCGGGGCCGGCTCAGCTTGGCTGCCCAAGCTCCCATCCTCGtcaccgccgccgccgctgccgccgccttCCTCCCGATCGGGGACCACACGACTTCGCCAAAGTCGCCGCACCAGCCCCGAGCGTTTGGACCTGAACATACGATATCCTTTGGCGccgggggtgggagggaggcggTCTCCGGTTACCAGGGGTCCGTTCCCTCAGCGAGGCGCCGGCTGCGCGGGCCGCAGCCCCACATGAAGCTCCGCCGCGGAGCGCCGTGCAGACCGCGCACAGCCTGTCGTCGAAGGGGCACAGCAGGGCTGCAACATGAGGGAGCTCGCCCGGTCGGGACAGCGGGAACAAGCGCACGCCGAGCCGCAGTCCGCGCCTGGCCAGCGGCTACATGGATCTCGGCGGCTGGGCGGCTTAACTCCAGCCCCCTCGCTTTAGGGGGGCTGCAGGCAGCGCGCAGCTAGGAAGACCCCGCATGGGCCGGCGAGCCTTCAAAAGTTGCGCGGCTCGTCCATGAGCACAAAGCGCTAGCGTCGAACCCCCAAATGTGTCTGGAAAACCCTGCCTTTAAAACCCAAGCGCGTAACTACATGGGCTTTTCCTGCAGGATCCGAAAGGTAAGCTTGTCGATACCCTCAACtccctgcaaaaaagaaaaaaggggggggaaagggaaagaaagaaaaatcccaaacaaaatccaaatccCTGGATTTGCATGCATGAAAGGCCAACTCCGTCTCAGGTCCCAGGCGCTAGATGCACTTGGAGCGAGTTTCTCCTGAACGCGGGTGTCAACACATGAGTGGAAGCTGTAAAAATCCCAAAGAGCTGCTGGGAATCCTTAATTAAAAACGCAATCCACCGAGGCAGAGGTCGCAGCCCGCCCCACGCTGCGCTCGGACGCTTGGGGCGCCGCGGCTGCCGAGGTAGCCCGCCCTCCCCCCTCCACAAAAGTGCCTCCCGGTGGCCCCGCGGTCCCTGCGAGGTTTGGCGAGGCAGCGCCCGGCAGCTCTTTCTCTCGACTCGGCTCCCTCGCTCGCTCCCCAGCTcggctctctctctcttttttgttctcCTCAAACGCACACTGAGGGCCCCCGGAGGAGCGCCGCGGAGTCATTGGCTGCCTCCCATCATATGCCAGTCTAGACACTTTGGCGGCTCCGCGGCGCTGATTGTTGCGCAAACAAGGTTTCAAGTTTCTTAACTCTTAAAGGAGAACACGTCCCATTGCAGGGCCCGAGGCTCCGAGGGGCTGGCTCCCGGGGCGGGCCGAGTCCCGGCCCCCGCCCCACGCCCGCCCCAGCACCCCCGCCCATGGCCTGACAGCGCCCGCGGCTCGCTCCCTAGCTCGAGGTGCGCCCGGGGCACGGATGCCGGCGAGCACACGAACACAGAGGGCTACACAAACCACCCGCGAGTGCGCGAGGGCTTGGCGAACCCACCAAGACTCCGGCGCAAACGGGGCGCTTTGCCTCTCCCTGGTTCATGCGCAAGCTTACAAACACACATTGCACTTTAGAGTCAGTTCAAATCCCCATCCGAGTGCAGGATAATAAAAATGGGTGTGCGTGTGTGCTTTCCTGCCCTGCATCTCTGGAGGGTAGGGGACGGCTATGTTGGAGTAGCGAGATTTTCCGTGAAGATGCCAAGGTTCCACACCCCCGGCGCAGAATTGGGAGTTGCTCTGCTGGGCCAAACCTGGGGCGTGGGACGCTAAGCGCAAGGGGGCTCCCGGCAGGAACGACCGAGGTAGGGACTTGGACAGGGTGGGGTAGAGGCGGCGAGTGTCTCCTCCATGGCTCCTCTCCGTCGCCACTGCCCTCCTTTCGAGAGAGGCGGGCCCCGACCGGCCCCGGCCCCTCTCGAGACTGGGTGCTCCCTTCTCGCTTTTCGCCAATTTATTCTCTGTTCCTTGCAACGGGACGTGGATAGAGGGTCGTGCTTTGCCCAGCAATGTTTCACCACGAGAATACAGGTAAGTTAGGGTTGGGACTGGGGACGCGGAGGCAGAAGGCGGACGCCTGGCGCGGGAAGGGTTAAGGCCGCTCCTGCCCTGGAGCCGGCGCGGCGGGGTACCTCCTCGGGCGCGCTCGCTCGTCCGAGGGTGGCAAAAGTTCAAGCTTGTAAAGTCGGGATTGGTCCCGCGCGGAGGGGAAAAAAGGCCTGgtccccccctccccctcccgggCGTGGCGCCGATTGGCCCGACCGCGGGACCGGCACCGCCCTCTCCCCGGCGCGCGACGGCCCCACCCCCGGCGCGGCGCCCCGCCCCTTTCCGGGCAGGAGCCGGGGCCCCGCGCTGAATGAAAGAAATTCCGCTACTCTCATTGGCCCGGGGCTGGGCGCCATTCCCCTGCGGGGCCACAGGGGCGCCGGCGCGCGGGTCTCCCTCGGGTGCCACGCTGGGGGATGGCGTAGTGAGTGCGCGGCTGTATGAGCCCGGTCTCATCCCCGGGTCTCGATGTGGGCTGGGGGGAGGGCAGGATTCTCAGAACCATTGCTGAACCTTACCTGGAGCCAGGTACTCTTCGCACGGTTCTCTCTGGAAGGGGCTATTACTCTCCCGAATGAAGAATTGGAACTGAGAAATGCTCCAATACTTTGATCAAATCGAATATAGCTGCCCTGGCCTTCAGTTCTTGTTCGAAAATGCGAGTGACGATGTCTGCTCTGCGTGCTTCACAGAACCATGGAGATCATAAGAAATTGTGCGTGCGAAGTGCACGAATCCCAAGTGAACAGCAAACACCCAAAATGCAATGTGACCCCCCCATCGCAGAAGACTGTCTAGTGGCTCCTTTCATCGCTTCTCGCCCCCTCGGGAAATTTAATACATCTTAAAATACAAAGAGAGGCAAAATGTAAAGTATTTCCTTTTATGAAGGTATTTGCTTCTTTGGCAGTGGATTACAATAATAGCACATGCTTATTGGATCTTTACTATGCAAGGCATTTTTCCAGGCATTACCAGGACTTAGTCTCATAACTCACAATCCTAACGAGTATATTATGTACAGgcgaggaaactgagtcacaggaGTTTGACCATTTCATTTGCCATTGAAACAAAGATAGTGGTGAACGTACTAGTTTGCTCAAACCAGAGGGGCATACACCAGCATTTGCACTCACCCCAGCAGATGGAAGtgatgtgcgtgtgtgtgtattgcCAGAGCACACCCTTTGGGGCAGtaattttcagaatacagttCAGCTATATTAGACCTGCTGAATCAACATGTCACAGGGAGAGACCCCAGCTCCCTTTACAACACAGGGAATGGGGATGGTTGGAACCACCAGTTTATACAGAAGGCATTCATACACAAAGCCCTGCACAGAATAACCACTCAAGCTTCTGATTAGTGGCAGAGGCAGAACTTGAACCCATCCAGTTTGACTGGGGAAGAGGTGTGCTGTGATAGGAAACAAAGGAGTTGGGTCTATGGGAAGAGGAGGGTTAGCTGCAGGGCCACCTCTGAGGGCACAGATAGATCTGTTGCCACAAATGTTCAGTTCATACCCCTGGGGCAAATATGTGAACTGTTGCTCCTTTTCCCCACTTCCACCCTCTGTACCTCCCTGAGGCACAGTGGCATCCCTTCCTGCAGAACCCCTGGAGACCCTGAAGCAGTGACCTGCCTGGGAGGACCGACTTCAACCCTGGGCACTAACTTGGCAAAATTCGGCCACTGGAAGATGTGGCATTGCAGATGGGGTGGGGAAAGATGCCACTTGAAGCATACTGACAGAGAGTCTGGTCAGCCTGAGTTCAGTACCCACCCTAGTTTCCTCCCTTAACTTTATAAACCTTGGGTTCTGCTCTGTACAGTGGGATTGGGAATTATGCTAGAGATGGCTGCCAGAATTAAACGAGAGAGGGCCCAGAATCAGCCCTCATGACAGGAGGACTACATATGAATGGACACAGTATCAGGAAGGGAAGGTCAATGACAGTCCCACTGTCCTTGGATTTCATGCAGCCTGGTGCCTGGCTTACGTTATGGCCACTAGAGGGTGTGTGCGGTCAGGTCCAGCAGGGCAGGGCCACAGGGCTACAGCCTAAGCACACCCACCACCCTAGACTCTCACTCTAGCGAAAAAGCTTCAGTTCTGTGGGGAGATAGGGAAAGGAGAGGTAGGAGCAAGGCAGGGTGCCGGCTGTGCATCCTCAGGGCTCTGCAGCCAAATTACTCACAAAGCCACTCGCTAAGAGGTAACTGACCCCTCTAATTTGAATCCTCCCCACTCAGTCCTCAAAGTACTCTGTGCACAAAGCACCCTTAAGCACTTCCCACAGTTCATAACCACACACTTCATTATCTGTTCTTCCCACTAGGGCAGAGATGGAGAAGCTCTAGGCACAGTTCACCCACAGCAGTGTGTAGGGTGGGGAGTCAGAAGCAGATCACTTGATGCCATTCTGGCTGTGCCACTGGAGAAGCTAACACACACAAGGTAACTCCCTAGCCCAACACCTGTCATGTAATGGTCACTCAGTAAGTACCTGTGGAGAGGTCAATCTAAATTCCCTCACTTCACCAAGCTCCATGCTCATCACTGTGCCAAGCACCTATAGGCACTGATTCTACAGTCCTCCCAACAACACAATGAAGGTCCTGTTCTTcctggactctttttttttttttttttctgatcacaTGGCCAGTAGGTAGCAGAgttgagacttgaacccaggactcttGAGGTAAGTGTGCATCTTAACACTGAGACCTAGAGAAGAAAACTGGTTCTTTGCCCTCTGGACATTTCCACATTAGCTGGAAAGGCATGAAAGAACAGAAATTGTGCAAGGCAGAGCTTGCTTGTGGGTTGTGGGAAGAGGGCAGGGTCTAGGGGCCACTACTTAGAAACAGAGACATCACAAAGGAAGTCACCTCTTGCCATGATCATATGAATTGACAAGGAGACTGACTCATCATAACCCACTTCACAGGAGACTGATGGATAACCAGGGTCCCACTGGAGAATAGCTGTAGGCTTGAATTTTATAGACAACCACAGGACCAACTGGCTAAGTGGTGTTGTTCACCCCTTTGGAAGGCAAATCTATAGGTCAATGTGACCCTAAAAGGGGGAATTGAGGTACCCTTTGGCAGTGGTCAACAATGATTCTGAAGCTCTGATAAATGCTTTGGACCCCTTCTCCTTTGAAAAAAGCACATGCACATGCCTATGAATGAAAATTTGTGTTCTTTCACTTATTGAGTTCCGCTGGGTACCCAGCCCTCTTCTAGGTGCTAGGgaacctgcaggaagcaaagcaCAATTCCTGAACTCAAAAAGTCTAATGGGAGGAGAGACAGACCAGAACAAAATGGTCAATGTGGACAGTGGAGTGGAAGATAAAAGTACCAAGGTCAAAAATAAACCATGTATTgacatttatttaatcttttaaatcaATTCACAACTTTCGTTTAGCCTTATCCTAAGCTATAATATCCACAAAGGCACAAGTGTGCCAGTTACatttatcactttaaaataaatgtcatacTTACCTGGCAGGGGCGGTACCATGATCAAGAAGCTAGCTCTCATactctcagcagctcaggagactgagacaggaggatcatgtgttcaagccagcctcagcaacttagcaaggcattaagcaactcagtgagaccctgtctcaaaataaaatataaaaaaaaaaaagggctgggaatgtggctcagtggttaagtgcccctagattcaatccctggtaccaaaaagaagaagtgggaggggaggggaggaggcagcagTAGCAACTGGCTCTTTGGGGCAAGACCCTGCCACTGCCCTTCTAGGCTGCAATGACCTCTGTAGTTGATCCACAGTCAGGAAACTTGACTGCCTAATTTGTGGTATTGGGTGGGCTGCATTTGTGCTTTCCCctgacaaaaaaaagaaaaaagaaaaaaaaagataaataaataaataaatatgtaaatatgtttatgtattaAATAGATAAGTCTCTTTACCTGTGCATCACCTAAAATTATGCTGGGGATCAGCAGTAGACCCGTGATGTTGGGAACACTGGCCTAACCAGTTCCTAACTTCAtcctcttttatgttttcttgttgaCTTACTTTTTACTACTTTTTCTCAGGCAGAATGATTTTTCCTGATCCTGTCTCTAAGTTATGGGGCACCTCATCATAGCCCTCTGAACAGGTTGCTGGTGTTGCTTTAACTGCAAAGGCAACCTGTACAGTCATGGGCAGTACCGGGTCATGGTAGAGAACTTAGGCCACAGGATCCAGCAGAACTGGGCTAGAATCCTGTTTGACTAACtcttggctgtgtgaccttgtgtGACTTCCTTCACCTCCTGCAACATCCCACAGTAGGGGCACTAGTATTGGTCCCAGGTGATAGCCTGCAGATGGACTGCCTGAGTCTTAACTGGTCAGGATCTTAGAAGGTTATTTTGAAGATTGAAATGCTGAGTGTCTGGCACCTgataagtgttcaataaatggtagctgttATTAATGAAATGAGTGTGGAGTCAGTCATTACCAAGCCATTTCCAAGTTGAACCACTAAACTAATGACAACCTTGCAAACTACTTAACCTCTGGGACactccgtttcctcatctgtaaaatgggctgaCTTGGCCAAGGTGGGAGTTGAATGAGTCAAATTCTGACATGCATAggactcagcaactcagcaagggtAAAGAATatgttccatttttaatattaaagctGACGCAGATATATTAGGGAAGAGAATGCAAAAGTCCCTGGAGTTTTTGAACAGAGATGGGAGACTACTCAGGATGTTATTGTGGCTGACCTCAGACTGGACTCCAGGTCCTCCTGGAGGCTCACTCCCCCAAACTTCAGGGAAAGGCAGGAACCctcatttaagaaacaaggccAGGCATAAGTTGGATTTAGGTACTGGCTATAATTCAACAAAACATTTCCACTAGGCACTTACAGTGGACCAAAGACCCCTAGTGTAGGGATCCCTGCCATCAGGAACTTGGAAATCATTTGAAGAACATCTGTATTCATCTTCTACACCATGGCTGAAGAGAGCCTTCTAGCATTCCTATGTGACATCGAGGTTGCCAGACCGAGACCCCATCAATGGCTCCCTAACAGGTTCAAGAGGGGCCTCCTAGCCCTATTAGGTGCCTGTCACCTTCAATTtcccccttcccactccctggATCCTGAATAAGAGAATGCCCACTCTGTAGAACACCCCAGAGTTCCCCACCTGTATCCTGTTCACTGACACCCCAGACTTTGCACATGCTGGTCCATCTGCCTGGAatgtctttcctccttttcctctgaacaAATcgtttttctctctccctgcctcagtgACTGTACTGAGGCTACCTTCCTTACACTGCCATGGCATTTGTATATTCATTCTTCCCAAGGCTAGAAATGACTAGCCCACATCAGAGAGACCCTCAAGAGCAAACTCTGAGTCCTCCTTGTCTCTGTGCCCCTAGCCCAGCCCCCAGGAGGTACTCCAGAAATTTAGGGGAAGTGGAGACAGATTGTAATTTTTCAGATATGGCCAAATTGGCCACACGATAGAAGCTGGACCAACTTCCCCTCTGTAGCAGTGCCCACAGTtgttgacccagcaattccaggTATACAAATACCATAGAGATGTACTTGCACATGAGTGAAATAGAACATACATttttgggggagggtaccagggattgaacccagagatacttagccactgagccacatccccagcactttttaatattttatttagagacagggcctcgctaagttgtcaaggctggctttgcacttgcaatactcctgcctcagcctccagagtcactgggattacaggtgtgtgccactgcgcccagcacaTACATATGGTTTTATATGTCACAACTGAGTAGAGTTTATGTTCCACAAgtttactttattaaaaaaaaaaaaaaagaaagaaagagattggAAGCAACTTTAACTTTATCAACATAGGTTCTAgctaaataaattgtggtatatcatGCAGCTGTTGAAAAAGAAGAGGCAGCTCTCTATACAAAGATCAACATATTAACCAGGAGcagaggtacacacctgtaacccagcagctctgaggctgaggcaggaggatcaggctgggcagcttagcaagaccctgtcacaaaataaaacaaaaggacgagggatgtagctcaagatATTAAGTGACTAACAACAATGGGAACGAtttgcatacattttttaaaaagtgtacgTGCTTGTAGATGTACAAAATGTCTTTGGAAACATACAATAAGCTGCTAAAGATGacagtctttcatttttttttttataaagtaacCTTGTGGAACACAAAGGGGCTGGAAGCCCAGCAAACTAACTTTTCAATCCACagtcatttggttttttgttcacttgcttgcttgttttagTTTATTCTATTAAGTCAGTAATACTTGCACTTAGTACAAAATCTAAGCAGTTTCAAAAGTTCAGAACCAAAGACACCCTCCCCTCCTTCTGTCCCCAGTCTTCAGGTGTTCATCCTACAGTACCTTCTGAGTTTTTTTGCACCATGGACTGAATTACCTCTTCAAAaccaaatcaaatatttaaaaataataaatacattactAAAATAGTAAACATTCATTaaagagaagaataaatcaacaaaagAATGATTGATTGAAGAAGTCAATACATGAAACAGTTACCTGCAAAGCAGGACATGACTAAGTGACAAATgacaagacaaaaacaagaaGGGAGAAGTGCCAGCTGACAACAACGGGGGCTGCTTCCTGCCTCGTCCTGCTCTCGGTTGCTGTGTGTACATCTTCCTTCCGAGCTGGACCAGGACAGGCTTTGGGCTCCCGTTTCCTTCCCAGAGTCAGGCATGCAGAAGGAGTGgcataaactttattttaaccTTCATTCCACAAACACAAGCCATGCTGGGGACAGTCACCAGTGCTTCCAGGGCCAAGCACTGTGTGCAGGtgcagtggtgcccacctgtaattccagcaggtcaggaggctgaggcaggaggatcgcaaggtcaaaaccagcctcagcaactgagtgaggcccttagcaacttaatgagaccctgtctctaaataaaatataaagagggctggggatgtggctcaggggctaagcacccctggtacgaaaaaaaaaaattagtattctaTAAGCGTATGGGTATAAAGACAAATATCAACCAGActggatttattgttacatattttttatcactcttttcatttcttttgattttagagaaaattaagACATTTCATAACCCCCTAAAAGTGAGGGGCGAGTGGGCCCTGGGCCCGGCTGGTGGTTACTACGCAGGCATTGCTTCGTAGGGCAGCCGGGCTCAGGGAAGTTCACATTGTCTTTGGAACCCTGAAGACCTGGATCTAATCCCAGCTTCAGTGCTCACCCACTGGGCCACTGTAAGGCCACCGCTAAGGCTTCCAGAGTTCCATTTCTCTCTGCTAAAATGTCATAACACCCTGAGGCTCACAAGGACTGCATGATGCCTAATAAATACTATTAGTGGTTGGATTGTACTCAAGATGGAAGGGGTGCCGCGGGTGGGCCAGGTAAATGGTGGGCATTGATAACACTGACCGTAGCCAGGAGCCATGGCCCCTTCCGAGGGAGGGATTGTCACCTGGCCTCCCTTTGGTATAAGTCTGAAGCAAAAGAGTAGCTTTAAGAGTTAAGTCTCTGCTGGGGAATTCTCTACTTTTAACTGTGTATCAGAATTGCCTGGGTGTTTTATAAAACTACTACAGctcagctgggcttggtggcacacgcctgtaatcccagcagctgtgaggctgaggcaggaggatcacaaggtcaaagccagcctcagcaacttagtgaggccctaagcaactcagtagatcctgtctctaaataaaatataaaaaagggctggggatgtggctcagtggttaagcagtcctgggttcaatccccagtaccaaagtaaataaataaataaataaatactatagcTCAAACCCCACC
The Sciurus carolinensis chromosome 2, mSciCar1.2, whole genome shotgun sequence DNA segment above includes these coding regions:
- the Smad6 gene encoding mothers against decapentaplegic homolog 6 isoform X4 — encoded protein: MFRSKRSGLVRRLWRSRVVPDREEGGGSGGGGDEDGSLGSQAEPAPRAREGGGCGRSEVRPVVPRRPREAVGQRGAQSAGRRRRAGGPPRPMSEPGAGAGDSLLDVAEPGGPGWLPESDCETVTCCLFSERDAAGAPRDAGDPLAGEALEPAAGGRSREARSRLLLLEQELKTVTYSLLKRLKERSLDTLLEAVESRGGVPGGCVLVPRADLRLGGQPAPPQLLLGRLFRWPDLQHAVELKPLCGCHSFAAAADGPTVCCNPYHFSRLCGPGESQHPAWRHRDGQITELLTQCGRGRWEPGFVTESPPPPYSRLSPHDEYKPLDLSDSTLSYTETEATNSLITAPADASMSPDATKPSHWCSVAYWEHRTRVGRLYAVYDQAVSIFYDLPQGSGFCLGQLNLEQRSESVRRTRSKIGFGILLSKEPDGVWAYNRGEHPIFVNSPTLDAPGGRALVVRKVPPGYSIKVFDFERSGLLQHAAEPDAADGPYDPNSVRISFAKGWGPCYSRQFITSCPCWLEILLNNHR
- the Smad6 gene encoding mothers against decapentaplegic homolog 6 isoform X3, which translates into the protein MFRSKRSGLVRRLWRSRVVPDREEGGGSGGGGDEDGSLGSQAEPAPRAREGGGCGRSEVRPVVPRRPREAVGQRGAQSAGRRRRAGGPPRPMSEPGAGAGDSLLDVAEPGGPGWLPESDCETVTCCLFSERDAAGAPRDAGDPLAGEALEPAAGGRSREARSRLLLLEQELKTVTYSLLKRLKERSLDTLLEAVESRGGVPGGCVLVPRADLRLGGQPAPPQLLLGRLFRWPDLQHAVELKPLCGCHSFAAAADGPTVCCNPYHFSRLCGPGGVLAPAGTRAVRPGASSFPGSWSSGAESGLGTNPTSTVIGWGAWAESPPPPYSRLSPHDEYKPLDLSDSTLSYTETEATNSLITAPADASMSPDATKPSHWCSVAYWEHRTRVGRLYAVYDQAVSIFYDLPQGSGFCLGQLNLEQRSESVRRTRSKIGFGILLSKEPDGVWAYNRGEHPIFVNSPTLDAPGGRALVVRKVPPGYSIKVFDFERSGLLQHAAEPDAADGPYDPNSVRISFAKGWGPCYSRQFITSCPCWLEILLNNHR
- the Smad6 gene encoding mothers against decapentaplegic homolog 6 isoform X5, which produces MFRSKRSGLVRRLWRSRVVPDREEGGGSGGGGDEDGSLGSQAEPAPRAREGGGCGRSEVRPVVPRRPREAVGQRGAQSAGRRRRAGGPPRPMSEPGAGAGDSLLDVAEPGGPGWLPESDCETVTCCLFSERDAAGAPRDAGDPLAGEALEPAAGGRSREARSRLLLLEQELKTVTYSLLKRLKERSLDTLLEAVESRGGVPGGCVLVPRADLRLGGQPAPPQLLLGRLFRWPDLQHAVELKPLCGCHSFAAAADGPTVCCNPYHFSRLCGPESPPPPYSRLSPHDEYKPLDLSDSTLSYTETEATNSLITAPADASMSPDATKPSHWCSVAYWEHRTRVGRLYAVYDQAVSIFYDLPQGSGFCLGQLNLEQRSESVRRTRSKIGFGILLSKEPDGVWAYNRGEHPIFVNSPTLDAPGGRALVVRKVPPGYSIKVFDFERSGLLQHAAEPDAADGPYDPNSVRISFAKGWGPCYSRQFITSCPCWLEILLNNHR